One Perognathus longimembris pacificus isolate PPM17 chromosome 13, ASM2315922v1, whole genome shotgun sequence genomic window, GGGAACAACATAACAGAACAGAGCAGAACAGGAAATGCTTTTAACACAGCATTGGCTTGCACAGCATTCTGAGAagcaataagtgatttcaaaaaaacaaatacaactcCAATAGTCCCCGCAGTGTGTGAGAAATCCTATCCCTGCTGGGCCTTCAAATGTTAAGAAGATAGTTTTAAGAATATTTCAATGACTCAGTGAAAGCAATGAGTTTAAGgaagaaatgaattaaaattcaaGAGACTTGAAATTGAACTGggtatctgtaatcttagctacttaggaggctgagatctttgcagctcaaagccagccaggcagaaaagtttatgagattcttctGTCCAGTTAAGTataaaaaaagctacaagtggtagagtgctagccctgggcacaaaagctcagggatggtacccaggccctgaattcaatcatcACAAGTgacaaagagagggaaagagagagagagagagacttggatTTGAAAAACATAAATAAGGAGTCCATCTGATTAAAGTGCTGCAGATGAAGGTGTGAAACACTGAAATGAAACTCCTGTGCAAATTAgtgtacaataaaaaaaagaatgacagagaTGTAAAATAGGTCCTGTCCAGGGTGAGGTGCTAGTGGGAAGAGAAAGGATGAAGACCGGATAAAGGAGGGTAGATAGGGTCAAAATATTTATGCATATGCATGGACATGATGCCCATGCACACATATGAAACAAGGAAGTCTGTAGAGATTAGTTTGGGAAGGTTGGGAACGTAGGAAGGAGAGTGTTAGGTGATAAGTCTAATCAACGTAACACTGAACGCATATGTGGAAATGTCTAAATGAAACCCACTTGTACCACTaattaatgctaataaaaatgtggggaAAACAGTGCTGTAAATATGTATGAACACTTATTTGTCATGTGTATTTTAGGGTTGAGGACACAGCAGATAATCTTCATATGACCACATATatgttttttcatatttttaatttagagctaacttccacatatgaggaaaAAACATTCTCTAAGctcaatttattttacttatattattttttccaggtccatccatttccctgcaaacaaCATAGTCCTTCTGATAGTaaaactcatacacacacacacacacacacacacacacacacacacacacatatctataatattttaaaagtatattttaggtaCTAATACAACTATATAAACACATTCGTTTGTTCATCATTTTAACAAAGTCCTAAAAAAGGTTGTTTATACTATGAGTCACCTCCTCTCAGTCCAAATAAAATTCTCTACCCAAGTATACTGCAATTCTTAATCCTCATCTCATTTATCTTCCAGCAGCATTTGGCGATTATCACTTACTCCACTTTGATGTGTACTCTACCTGCTTTGTAAAACACTACATTCTCTCCATTCCCACCTTCCTCAATGTTGGAAAATCTCAACAATCCTCTCTGTATCCTGTAGTTCTTGGTGTTGGAATAGAAAGAGGCTCAACTCTGCATCCTTTTCTCTGCCCACACTCATTCTTGTGGCAAACTCTTTGAAGTATTTCACCAATTCCCAGATTTACACCTTCACCCAACATAGTTCTCCTAAAACCAAGATTCAGCATCTATTTGAATGACACTTCAAGCTTCAAATGTCCATACTGAGCACCCTGTGTTTTCTTCAAACATCTACATCTTTTGGCCATCTGATTTCAGTTGTTGGCAAATTACTCAGATCACAACCATTAGAGTCATCTTTGATGTctttttcctctaaaactcaataCCTCTCCATCAAAACTTCTGCTAGATCTACTTTCAATATAAAATCAGAGTCATTATTGGGTTCCATAACTTCCACTGCTACCATGATGATCTGAAAAACATCATCTCTCACCTGGGTTGTGGCCATAGCCCtattggtttttctgtttttgtgttgttgttgttgtttgagggtatttttatttttgcttttacctTTCCCTTCTACTAGCAGCATAATAGTCAGAAGGCTGTAACCCTTCCAAGGTCATGCCCATCTTTCCCAAACCCATCTATAttctcaagttacctagttccattgtACATTGAATCTAACTGGAAGgactgacattgatcaaaatacacTCATAATCTAatttgctgaattgaaacccttttgtacaactacttaaaacttttttaaattttataaaaaggtTTGTAGACTGAAATGAAGTTATAACAATCTACTCAAAATCCTTTAGTGGATCCCATCCCACATAGAGTAAAACCCAAATCCTAACATTGGCACAATATGGCCTACaaatttttattctattgtatctttttttttcctttattgtcaaagtgaagtacgaaggggttacagtaacatatgtaaggcagtgagtacatttcttgttcaacttcttacctcctccctcatccccccacaTCCCctgtccccatttccctctctattGTATCTTTGATAGTGTATTCTAGTATTTTTTTCCATTGGTCTGTTGTTTGCATTACTTAAAAAACACTTGATTTAGCAGGTTGCTGGTGACACACCTTTAATcgtagcttctcagaaggctgagatctgacaatcacagttcaaagccagcccaggaaggaaagtcggtgaaactcctatctccaattaaccaccagaaaactggaagtggtgctgtggctcaagtggtagggcactagccttcagcagaagagctcagggacaatgcccaggcccagagttcaagctccatgacagaccaaaagaagaaagaaaaaagaaaaaaaatgcttgaaaCACATGATTTAACtgcctcattttttaaaattaatttatttctttattgtgaaaataatgtacagagggggttacagtttcatacataaaataGTGTGTacattcttatccaacttgttactgtctccttcattcctccccccttctcctcccccttttcgtacccccatgagttgtacagttgttttatgaCATAGTTTtgttaagtatcactgttgctttggtttgtctattatcctttgtctctccattttgatactaagtgaagtgagacagacccaaagaaacaaagacttctatggtttccctcatcaagaacaattagtacacatctaggataatcctagaagaATGTCACAATAGctgaatagctatatacatatgaacacacaagatgatgctaagcaaaatgaagtcaaagttatagaaacaagtggtttatcattgttgttggtattttcaacatatcatgtgaaattatgcctttttcttttgtctttcttcaccatggttttacccctgatatcactaactgattttggcaccctggatattgtatatatgtgcctcattttttttaaattttacttttattgaaaaggtgttgtacagaggggttaaagttacatacgtaaggtagtgagtacatttcttatcaagctcaTGATATACtgtaggaaacaaagaaaaaaattaaagctcttTCTAACATCTTATCCTAAATTCTGGGggagtagaaaaaaaatccctctagcTGGGAAAGGTTGGGGAATTTTTCAAGGCAGGAAATAGCTTGGGAGATGGCGACagggagaaagcaagaaaaaacatATAGGCAAAAATCTGAAGGAATAAGTCAGTAGCATATTTAGGGAAATTCAAgtaagataaaaatatttctggggatatagcctagtggcaagagtgcctgcctcggatacacgaggccctaggttcgattccccagcaccacatatacagaaaacggccagaagcggcgctgtggctcaagtggcggagtgctagccttgagcgggaagaagccagggacagtgctcaggcccggagtccaaggcccaggactggccaaaaaaaaaaaaaaaaaaaaaatatttgacaaaaaaataagaattaagaCTTGGAGACCTAAATGTAGGAAGTAAAGACTGATACCATTCACAATTTACACAGGAGTCAGATTGTGAAATGCCTTTCAttcatttggtttttttgttccctccccccccccccaagcttttGCTCACAGAACAATTTATTAGCATGTCTTTCAATGCACCTCCCCCTCAACAGGATCAAAACAATACTTGGAAAGGATTCTGATTTCCCCAAATCAAagatagggaagaaaaatctagAGTTGCATTTAATTTGACAAAGGTAAAGGAGTGGGTGTGCTGATGTATCAAATTTAATGTGTACAAAATCATCATAtttgacattatttttttctctgatttaCTGCGTTTAGACTACTTTAGTAATGCTTGATCTCCCTGTCTACCTAAACACTGATTCGTTTACAGCAAATGCCATGTTAGCATTGGTCATATTAATACTCAGTAAATCCACAGGGTGTTACTTGCACAGAATTTTGTATAAAAGGTGAACGAAGACTTGATTCAGTCTACAGTTTTCCCCAGACAAGACAACCAACCACAGGTGAGTCTCAGCACTGACTCCAAAAGGGACAGTTACTTTTAAATTTACAGATTTGTTTTGTGTGCTTGGGGAAAATTAAAGCTTTCTGTCATTGCTTTTAAACATGGAAAATACAATATTATCACTACTAACAAATAACCTCATTGACCAATTTGCCTAGTTTCTCAAATAGTCTTATTTCCCAACTGTGGACAATAGgattaataaatatatgaaatgaaataatggaattttatgaatcTTTTCAAATCAagggaaaaataacaataatcacAAGTCCTTGCTTCAGAGTGATCATCATAATACTCTAATCTTTACTACTCTTCTGAAATCTGGCCACTGGAGTTTTTATCTGTGCTGTGTTTCTACTTTCACTAAAGAATACaatgaaaagggaggaggaggaggggagagtaaTAGTCCAAGAgggaaaaagtaaacaaaaagaaagaaaaagttctcACCAGTCAAAATGTGATTAGGGTGGTTGACTGTCTTGCTTACTTCTGGTTTGGTCAATTTccataataattatatattttttatttctctgctgTTACTTTTGCCTTCCCTGTTAACTTCTCAGCCCAGGATGAAGTCTGCCCAGGtttgcttccttttctgtttttggaaAGCCATCTGCTGCAATGGTTGTGAACTGACCAACATCACCATCGCGGTGGAGAAAGAGGACTGCCGCTTCTGCATCAGCATCAATACCACATGGTGTGCGGGGTACTGCTACACCAGGGTAGGTCTCCTCCTCTGCTAGAAGGGAAGGTATGAAGTAAAGGTGTGCCTCTCTCCGTGAGGAGGGGCCATAGGAGGCAAGTGTCAGAGATTCACActtaattcatattttatgtatCCTAAGTAACAGCCAGGAGCCCCTTAGTCAACATTGTCTGTGTCGAGATTAGGATTAatgaacctggggcttgaatttgattTAGGTAAATGTAGGAAAGCATATTCCCATCTGATGGTTGAGCTGATAGATTTGGTATTTTACCAACTCTGTATTCCCAAAATAGTaatatatgtattaaatatatcACAAATCACCTACATTATCCCCCGAAAAGGCAATTTCTTGTAACTAAGCTCTTAGCTTGGCAGAGAGACATTACCAAGTCatacaaaaaatgttttttaaaaagtcacattaTAAAAGTTCTTTTTAGGTCTACTTAAATAAGAATTCAAGGGACAGCTGAAAAATACAAGAAATCCTTTCAGGATGTAAGAAAGAAACCAAATCAGTTAACCTACCGGTTTCTTTTTGCCTTTGAGAAAATGAACATgtagaataatttaaaataattaaattgctGGCCTGAGTTCTTATACCTTCTTTTCCTCAAGCAACCTAGGAGGcagtttttgcttgttttcattcttttttctgccACTGCACTTAGCTACTTGCAGAATTTAGATCTATAAGCCAAAGTAGAAGAGTAGCAATTTTAACCAAGTATATATTATTCAATAGTAAATTAGTTTAATCAAACTCCACTTATTGATCAGTTTATTGCATCTTTTTAGCCTATAGACTTGGTTGTATAATATTGCAGTAAATGAGACAGAAATCCCAGTTTCCTCTCtctgtgaaaatatattttccactGGAAAGTGATGGAACAAATAAGTTTTGTCtggatgaaaaaaatcatatttaataACTATACCCTTGAAGCTTCATGCCCTGCAAAGTATACAGAATTTAAGAGAACAAATGTCTACAAACCAGTGGGATACTTAACATATTTTGTGAGCCTAAGTAAATATGTTAAACTAATCATGGAACATTCACTttacatcttatttttaaaaaaaatatactaggACTACATATTCAGATTGTTTTTTTCTTAGAATAAAATACTATAGTTTAAGGTGTCTCAGATAGAAGTATCAACTGGTAACAGAAAGTCAACTTATGATCTGAGCACAGGTGaatatagtcctaactactcaaaaggctgagatctgggattactattccaagccagcccagacatgaaattctgtgagactcttatctccaattaaccaccaggaaattggaagtggaggtgcagctcaagtggtaaagtgctaactttcagcacaaaagctcaaagacagtgccagcccctaagttcaaatccccagaaccagctcaaaaaaaaattaacttaaaattcTATATTTCGTCTAAAATTCATGCATCTTTTTACATCATTTTCCATGTTTAAATTCAaaattactttctattttttaggaaaaaaattggTACTTCAATATAAGCATTGAAAAGAAATGGCATTTCCTCTAAGATTTCCAGAATAACCTGAAAATGTGGTAGAGCATATATTTCTGTGGATCTTAATGGATAAAAATGACAGCATGCTATTATTAAACCATTGTTTCATGTTGACTCCAGTTAAATAGCAGCTTTGAGAATATTATGACTGAATCACTTCCTTTCTAAATTCCTCAGGATCTTGTGTATAAGGACCCAGGTAGGCCCAACACGCAGAAAACCTGCACCTTCAAAGAGCTGGTGTATGAGACCGTGAGAGTGCCAGGCTGTGCGCACCACACAGACTCCCTGTATACATACCCCGTGGCCACGGAATGTCACTGTGGCAAATGTGACAGCGACAGCACTGACTGCACCGTGCGAGGTCTGGGGCCCAACTACTGCTCCTTCCgtgaaatgaaagaatgaagagtAATGGACGTTGCAGACCACCCGCTTTTGTCCTGAAGGACCAAGATATCCAGAATGTTTGTCTGCACTCTTCCCAGACTGCAGACCACAGGGTCCGGGGGTTGTCAGGCCCCACTGCTCTCTGCTGTACTGGTGTGGGGTGGCGGGGACTGAAAGTGCTCGAACCAGGACGCAGCACCACTTTGCCATCATTCCTAAGTCTGGTTCCACTCATTTTATTTCGTCGGAACTCACAGATTCTTGATCGTCTTCTTTAATAATATTAAGAATCTTCCTAGGCAATCCCTTTCTTCTAGAGGTATATGGAGGATATGGAAGTCCAGAGGTAGGAAATGATGGAGAGGGTGGCTAGCACAGTCTTCTGCTAGATTTGGAAAGCAAAGCCAGTATCTTCATGAGTAGCCACAAGGCCTAGCATTCTGTCTGAAACTCAGCAACATACCAAAGGCATCCTTAAGGAAAGTAAAATCAGTCAGGTAAAGGGTAGGCCAATGCCTAGAGTCTTTCTGAAGCTGGCTAATGAAGTTTCTCCAGCAAGGCAAGTCCAGATTGGCTccctttcaccttttcttgggAACACGGAGTATTAACACAGTATGTATCTCTGAATTGCTCAGTGCAAATGAGGGTTATGAAGCCTAAGATATCCAAGCTGTTAATATCAAGATCTTTAATTAAGCACAAAGGCAATAAATGTTACTTTGGGGTTGTGGAAATTAGCTCAtgtttattcattaatttaaaatttgatcCAATCTTTCTGGAGTCCTACAAAActcttttggggggaaaaagtaaaaataccaTCACTGTTCTCCCTAAGATTCCTTCATTTGGTGGTAGGGGTATCTGGTATTCTGTATGAAATCAGTTTCTGCATTTTAATAAGTATATTTAACTTATCTAGAAATACATTTGTACAAAGTACTGGCTCTTTCAGATAGAActagctgggggtgggaggggctgaTCCTATATCAAATCTTCTATTTTACATATTCATGTTTTTTCCAAATctgatttctttgaaaaaaaatatgtactgGAATATTTCATGAGTTGATTACTTTTACAGATAACTTTCTTAACTATGTATTTATTTCACATTTATGAGTTTAACTAAATACAAttgaatcttatttttttaataaagatgtAAGCTAGGAAACTCATATATTTGTATTGTTTATGTACAAACACAGAACTtgcatatgtttatataattaatagaaaatcatttaaatataattCCTAATGCTTCCACAAACAGACCAATCTTCATCTTTGgcaatattaaaattaatattttacatttataacagcatttttttcatttgagcTGTGTATTACTTCttgaagtcatttttttcaaattttaattttacttcctCCCCCCAATTTTTTGCATCCATTAGTTGTGcacaattaatttaatttttacatgaccatatgtgcatacaatgtatcttgatcagactcATTCCCTCTACACACTTCCTCCATCTCCCTTCTGCTTCCCAAACTAACCTCATCAAGCCTCGCTGTTCCATTTGCACACATG contains:
- the Fshb gene encoding follitropin subunit beta → MKSAQVCFLFCFWKAICCNGCELTNITIAVEKEDCRFCISINTTWCAGYCYTRDLVYKDPGRPNTQKTCTFKELVYETVRVPGCAHHTDSLYTYPVATECHCGKCDSDSTDCTVRGLGPNYCSFREMKE